The following proteins are co-located in the Mycolicibacterium goodii genome:
- a CDS encoding GNAT family N-acetyltransferase produces the protein MAELTEVRAADLAALEFFTGCRPSALETLATQLRPLQAEPGQVLIRQGEPAVTFMLIESGRVQVSHAVADGPPIVLDIEPGLIVGEIALLRDAPRTATVVATEPVIGWIGDCDAFDTILHLPGMFDRLVRIARQRLAAFITPIPVQVRTGEWFYLRPVLPGDVERTLNGPVEFSSETLYRRFQSVRKPTRALLEYLFEVDYADHFVWVMTEGALGPVIADARFVREGHDAETAEVAFTVGDDYQGRGIGSFLMGALIVSANDLGVQRFNARVLTDNMAMRKIMDRLGAVWEREDLGVVLTEVDVPPVDTVPFEPELIDAIRDATRKVIRAVGQ, from the coding sequence GTGGCCGAACTGACCGAGGTTCGCGCCGCCGATCTGGCGGCCCTGGAATTCTTCACAGGTTGTCGACCGTCCGCACTGGAAACGCTGGCCACGCAGTTGCGTCCGCTGCAAGCCGAACCCGGCCAGGTGCTGATCCGCCAGGGTGAGCCCGCGGTGACGTTCATGCTCATCGAGTCCGGACGCGTCCAGGTCAGTCATGCCGTCGCCGACGGCCCGCCGATCGTCCTGGACATCGAGCCCGGCCTCATCGTCGGCGAGATCGCGCTGCTGCGCGACGCCCCGCGCACGGCGACCGTGGTGGCGACCGAACCGGTGATCGGCTGGATCGGGGACTGCGACGCGTTCGACACGATCCTGCATCTGCCCGGCATGTTCGACCGGTTGGTGCGGATCGCGCGTCAGCGCCTGGCGGCGTTCATCACGCCCATCCCGGTGCAGGTGCGCACCGGGGAGTGGTTCTACCTGCGGCCGGTGCTGCCCGGTGACGTCGAACGCACGCTCAACGGCCCCGTCGAATTCTCCAGCGAAACGTTGTACCGACGGTTCCAGTCCGTGCGGAAACCGACGCGGGCCCTGCTCGAGTACCTGTTCGAGGTCGACTACGCCGACCACTTCGTCTGGGTGATGACCGAGGGCGCACTCGGGCCGGTGATCGCCGACGCCCGGTTCGTGCGCGAGGGACACGACGCCGAGACGGCCGAGGTCGCGTTCACCGTGGGCGATGACTACCAGGGCCGGGGCATCGGCAGCTTTCTCATGGGGGCGTTGATCGTCTCCGCCAATGACCTTGGTGTACAACGCTTCAACGCCAGAGTCCTCACCGACAACATGGCGATGCGCAAGATCATGGATCGGCTCGGAGCGGTGTGGGAGCGGGAAGATCTGGGCGTGGTGTTGACGGAAGTGGACGTGCCGCCGGTCGACACGGTGCCGTTCGAGCCCGAGCTGATCGACGCGATCCGCGACGCCACCCGCAAGGTCATCCGGGCGGTGGGCCAGTGA
- a CDS encoding shikimate 5-dehydrogenase, whose amino-acid sequence MSLAARPSNHGTRFHNYLYDKLGLDFLYKAFTTTDIAAAIGGVRALGIRGCSVSMPFKQDVMALVDEIEPSARAIDAVNTIVNEDGRLVASNTDYIAVQALIEDHGLARDRPVLIRGSGGMANAVGAAFRDSGFRRGTIVARNRDTGAALASRLGYDYAPEVGDRTAPVLVNVTPIGMAGGPDAHRSAFEPPTIDAAAVVFDVVAMPAETPLIEAARAAGKPVITGAEVIALQAAEQFERYTGVRPTAEQVAEASAFARA is encoded by the coding sequence ATATCGCTGGCCGCGCGGCCCAGCAACCACGGCACCCGCTTCCACAACTACCTCTACGACAAACTCGGGCTCGACTTCCTCTACAAGGCGTTCACCACCACCGACATCGCGGCGGCGATCGGCGGCGTGCGGGCGCTGGGCATCCGCGGGTGTTCGGTGTCGATGCCGTTCAAACAGGACGTGATGGCGCTGGTCGACGAGATCGAACCGTCGGCGCGGGCCATCGACGCGGTGAACACGATCGTCAACGAGGACGGGCGCCTGGTCGCGTCGAACACCGACTACATCGCGGTGCAGGCGCTCATCGAGGACCACGGGCTGGCCCGGGACCGCCCGGTGCTGATCCGGGGCAGCGGCGGCATGGCCAACGCCGTGGGAGCGGCGTTCCGCGACAGCGGGTTTCGTCGCGGGACCATCGTCGCGCGCAACCGCGACACCGGCGCCGCGCTGGCGTCGCGGCTCGGCTACGACTATGCACCCGAGGTCGGCGACCGCACCGCGCCGGTGCTGGTCAACGTCACACCGATCGGGATGGCGGGCGGACCCGACGCGCACCGCAGCGCCTTCGAACCGCCGACCATCGACGCGGCGGCCGTGGTGTTCGACGTCGTCGCCATGCCCGCCGAGACGCCGCTGATCGAGGCGGCCCGCGCCGCGGGCAAGCCGGTGATCACCGGCGCCGAGGTGATCGCGCTGCAGGCCGCCGAGCAGTTCGAGCGGTACACCGGCGTGCGTCCCACCGCCGAGCAGGTCGCCGAGGCGTCCGCGTTCGCCCGGGCGTGA
- a CDS encoding LpqN/LpqT family lipoprotein, translated as MTTSLRAGGVFLAACALAFALAGCGSDVTAGEATTAAGTDTSETSTAAESTDTAAPGPKEDGASGSHYTIVDYIRDNEIMETPVHRGDPGTPVLDIPIPAGWADMGPDTPEWAWSAMISTDPAFAEDPPTIVALMSRLTGDVDPAKIIEYAPNEIKNLPGYDGQGSEGSADTLGGFDAYQIGGVYVRDGQRRLIAQKTVVIPGSDGLYVLQLNADGTEDQIGPMLDATSTIDEKTVITP; from the coding sequence ATGACCACATCTTTGCGAGCGGGTGGAGTTTTCCTGGCCGCCTGTGCACTCGCGTTCGCGCTGGCCGGGTGCGGATCCGACGTGACAGCCGGTGAGGCCACCACGGCCGCGGGCACCGACACATCCGAGACCAGCACCGCCGCGGAGAGCACCGACACAGCTGCCCCCGGGCCCAAGGAGGACGGCGCGTCCGGATCCCACTACACGATCGTCGACTACATCCGCGACAACGAAATCATGGAAACGCCCGTGCACCGCGGCGATCCGGGTACGCCGGTGCTGGACATACCGATACCCGCGGGGTGGGCGGACATGGGGCCGGACACCCCGGAGTGGGCGTGGTCGGCGATGATCTCGACCGATCCGGCGTTCGCCGAGGACCCGCCCACGATCGTCGCGCTGATGTCACGACTCACCGGCGACGTGGACCCCGCCAAGATCATCGAGTACGCACCCAACGAGATCAAGAACCTGCCGGGCTATGACGGTCAGGGCAGCGAAGGGTCAGCGGACACGCTCGGCGGTTTCGACGCCTACCAGATCGGTGGCGTGTACGTCCGCGACGGCCAACGGCGGTTGATCGCCCAGAAGACCGTGGTGATCCCCGGCAGCGACGGCCTCTATGTACTGCAGCTCAACGCCGACGGCACCGAGGACCAGATCGGCCCGATGCTCGACGCCACGTCGACGATCGACGAAAAGACGGTCATCACACCCTGA
- a CDS encoding linear amide C-N hydrolase → MCTRVLWNSNKLAVLSGRSMDWPESTEPLIVAFASGRDRDGGLLAGHPVVAQNPLRWTSRHASLVTTVYGLGTVDGINAAGLGVHALYLRSTDVGPRNPDLPGLHTGLWAQYLLDQAATVEEALELMQDVQLVMVGARGREATLHLAIEDSAGDSAILELEAGKLVVHHGRQYTLMTNDPTYDEQLALLAEQDFSHPSRELPLPGNVNPVDRFQRAAYYAALLPEPANIRQGVASVMAVMRNVSVPFGAPYGEFGVYNTEYRTVSDLTHRLYFFELSTSPSTIWVEFDRLELPAAGRAVAVDPYDESLAGNVTDRFAPRDLAF, encoded by the coding sequence ATGTGCACTCGGGTTCTGTGGAACAGCAACAAGTTGGCCGTGCTGAGCGGACGCAGCATGGACTGGCCGGAGTCGACGGAGCCGCTGATCGTGGCTTTTGCCAGCGGCCGCGACCGTGACGGCGGCCTGCTGGCGGGCCATCCGGTGGTCGCGCAGAATCCGCTGCGCTGGACCAGCCGCCACGCCAGCCTCGTCACCACGGTGTATGGGCTCGGCACCGTCGACGGCATCAACGCCGCGGGCCTCGGCGTCCACGCGCTCTACCTCAGGTCGACCGACGTGGGGCCACGCAATCCCGACCTCCCCGGCCTGCACACCGGCTTGTGGGCGCAGTACCTGCTGGACCAGGCCGCCACGGTCGAAGAGGCGCTCGAGCTCATGCAGGACGTCCAGTTGGTCATGGTCGGCGCCCGCGGCCGCGAGGCCACGCTGCACCTGGCGATCGAGGACAGCGCGGGCGACTCGGCGATCCTCGAGCTCGAGGCGGGCAAGCTCGTGGTGCACCACGGCAGGCAGTACACGCTGATGACCAACGACCCCACCTACGACGAACAACTCGCACTGCTGGCCGAACAGGACTTCTCCCACCCCAGCCGTGAACTGCCGCTGCCCGGCAACGTCAACCCCGTCGACCGGTTCCAGCGGGCCGCGTATTACGCCGCGCTGCTGCCCGAGCCCGCCAACATCCGGCAGGGCGTGGCGAGTGTCATGGCCGTGATGCGCAACGTGTCGGTGCCGTTCGGCGCGCCGTACGGCGAATTCGGGGTCTACAACACCGAATACCGCACGGTGTCCGACCTGACGCACAGGCTGTACTTCTTCGAGCTCAGCACCAGCCCGAGCACCATCTGGGTCGAGTTCGACCGCCTCGAACTGCCCGCGGCGGGCCGAGCCGTCGCGGTCGATCCCTATGACGAGTCCCTCGCCGGAAACGTCACGGACCGCTTCGCGCCGCGCGATCTCGCGTTCTGA
- a CDS encoding DUF5642 family protein: protein MRLCAAAVAMCIAVAPVIAACGEQAPPSASSVTTTGGVVGPVNPARIDRVRYDLPPGYEFGGVDGRADPVSQWGFAAGWVAEPPQCGAAAVGAVDLASVRGWTGSGPGGIVYATVGNSVANTVAECAQWTVTGGHSTATVTRLDAPAIEGARTTGMSANVVTVVEGGTETQAHADTFTAELDNHRCTVTVITDPGSPSAALDTAFAAELLVKTVSALRG, encoded by the coding sequence GTGCGCCTGTGTGCGGCGGCCGTCGCGATGTGTATCGCGGTGGCACCGGTCATCGCGGCCTGCGGCGAGCAGGCCCCGCCCAGCGCGTCGTCGGTGACGACGACGGGCGGCGTCGTCGGGCCCGTCAACCCGGCCAGGATCGACCGGGTGCGCTACGACCTGCCGCCCGGATACGAGTTCGGCGGGGTCGACGGGCGCGCCGACCCGGTGTCGCAGTGGGGCTTCGCGGCGGGCTGGGTCGCCGAACCGCCGCAGTGCGGCGCGGCCGCGGTGGGCGCCGTCGACCTCGCGAGCGTGCGGGGCTGGACCGGGTCGGGTCCCGGTGGCATCGTGTACGCCACCGTCGGGAACAGCGTCGCGAACACCGTCGCCGAGTGTGCGCAGTGGACCGTGACGGGTGGGCACTCGACCGCGACCGTGACGCGATTGGACGCACCGGCCATCGAAGGGGCCCGCACCACCGGCATGAGCGCCAACGTCGTCACCGTCGTCGAAGGCGGAACCGAGACCCAGGCGCACGCCGACACATTCACCGCCGAACTGGACAACCACCGCTGCACGGTCACCGTCATCACCGATCCGGGCTCGCCGAGCGCCGCGCTCGACACCGCGTTCGCGGCCGAGCTGCTGGTGAAAACCGTGTCGGCATTACGGGGTTGA
- a CDS encoding DUF5642 family protein, whose translation MSNPMRTLTLVTSGLLASATALVGCSSDGPAYPNADIANVSQLRSSFGPDFKVSEVAPTGIDPKLLSPQKLPDGVKFEPADCAKVAEGQQFPAGLKGNMAATAAEGEGNRFIVMAVETSEPIPLTDPGDACKRVKFLGAGARGQVDVVESPPIDDARTVGTHRIVQTVIQGRPRTGELYNYVASFDNYMVIVTANPLVLPDKPVAKVNTERARELLSAAVAAVRG comes from the coding sequence ATGTCGAACCCCATGCGCACCCTGACACTCGTCACCTCGGGCCTGCTGGCGTCTGCCACGGCGCTCGTCGGCTGCAGTTCGGACGGACCGGCGTACCCCAACGCCGACATCGCCAACGTGTCGCAGCTGCGGTCGTCGTTCGGGCCCGATTTCAAGGTCAGCGAGGTGGCGCCCACCGGTATCGACCCGAAACTGCTCTCGCCGCAGAAGTTGCCGGACGGGGTGAAGTTCGAGCCCGCCGACTGCGCGAAGGTCGCCGAGGGGCAACAGTTCCCGGCCGGGCTGAAGGGGAACATGGCCGCGACCGCGGCCGAGGGCGAAGGCAACCGGTTCATCGTGATGGCCGTCGAGACCTCCGAGCCCATCCCGCTGACCGATCCCGGTGACGCGTGCAAGCGGGTGAAGTTCCTCGGCGCGGGCGCGCGGGGGCAGGTCGACGTGGTCGAGTCACCGCCGATCGACGACGCGCGCACCGTCGGCACGCATCGCATCGTGCAGACCGTGATCCAGGGCCGGCCTCGCACCGGTGAGCTGTACAACTACGTCGCCAGCTTCGACAACTACATGGTGATCGTGACGGCCAACCCGCTGGTGCTGCCGGACAAGCCGGTGGCCAAGGTCAACACCGAACGTGCCCGTGAATTGCTCTCGGCGGCCGTGGCTGCGGTCCGGGGATAG
- a CDS encoding alpha-ketoglutarate-dependent dioxygenase AlkB, whose protein sequence is MELAVQGSLFEHAERRPLGNGAWIELRSGWLTDADSLFEELMDTIPWRAEHREMYDRVVDVPRLVSFHNLVDEPAPHPRLKQIRRRLNDTYGRELGEPFTTAGLCLYRDGDDSVAWHGDTIGRSRTRDTMVAIVSLGATRVFALRPRGGGHALRLQQQHGDLLVMGGSCQRTWEHSVPKTSRLIGPRISIQFRPHNVR, encoded by the coding sequence ATGGAGCTGGCGGTGCAAGGCTCGTTGTTCGAGCATGCCGAACGTCGCCCGCTGGGCAACGGCGCCTGGATCGAGCTGCGTTCGGGCTGGTTGACCGACGCCGATTCGCTGTTCGAAGAGTTGATGGACACCATCCCGTGGCGGGCCGAGCATCGCGAGATGTATGACCGCGTGGTCGACGTTCCCCGGCTGGTGAGCTTCCACAACCTGGTCGACGAGCCCGCCCCGCATCCGCGCCTCAAGCAGATCCGCCGCAGGCTCAACGACACGTACGGCCGCGAACTCGGCGAGCCGTTCACCACGGCCGGGCTGTGCCTGTACCGCGACGGCGACGACAGCGTGGCCTGGCACGGCGACACCATCGGCCGCAGCCGCACCCGCGACACCATGGTGGCCATCGTCAGCCTGGGCGCCACAAGGGTTTTCGCGTTACGCCCACGCGGCGGCGGGCACGCTCTGCGGCTGCAGCAGCAGCACGGCGACCTGCTGGTGATGGGTGGTTCGTGTCAGCGCACGTGGGAGCACTCGGTGCCGAAGACGAGCAGGCTGATCGGCCCGCGGATCAGCATCCAGTTCCGGCCGCACAATGTCCGCTAG
- the soxR gene encoding redox-sensitive transcriptional activator SoxR, whose translation MDMPELTPGELAQRSGVAVSALHFYEREGLIASRRTSGNQRRYARETLRRVAFIRMSQRLGIPLARIREALATLPTDRVPTSKDWARLSAGWRQDLDDRIMHLQRLRDNLTGCIGCGCLSLKTCQLTNPGDVLAERGPGAARL comes from the coding sequence ATGGACATGCCCGAACTGACCCCAGGTGAGCTCGCTCAACGCAGCGGCGTCGCGGTCTCGGCGCTGCACTTCTACGAGCGCGAGGGCCTCATCGCGAGCCGGCGCACCTCGGGTAACCAGCGCCGCTACGCCCGGGAGACGCTGCGCCGCGTCGCGTTCATCCGGATGTCGCAGCGCCTGGGCATCCCGCTGGCCCGCATCCGGGAGGCGCTGGCGACACTGCCCACCGATCGGGTGCCCACCAGCAAGGACTGGGCACGACTCTCGGCGGGTTGGCGCCAGGACCTCGACGATCGGATCATGCATCTGCAACGCTTGCGCGACAACCTGACTGGCTGCATCGGCTGCGGCTGCCTGAGCCTCAAGACATGTCAGCTGACCAACCCGGGTGACGTCCTGGCCGAACGCGGACCGGGCGCCGCACGCCTCTGA